A window of Chloroflexota bacterium genomic DNA:
CCCGAGAAGGTAATCTGCCTCGGGCTGAACTACCTGGCCCACGCTGCCGAAAAGAACCATACACCACCCGAATATCCCATGTTGTTTCACAAGACCGCTGGCTCATTGCTGGGTGCTGGTGGTGATATTGTTATTCCCCCGATCACGGAACAGGTAGACTACGAGGGCGAATTGGCGATCATCATTGGCCGGACCTGCAAAGCCGTCTCACAGGAATCGGCAATCCATTACGTAGCAGGATACACCGTGGCCAACGATGTCAGCGCCAGAGACCTGCAATATCGAACGAAACAATTCACTTCCGGCAAGATGCTGGACACCTTCTGCCCGCTGGGGCCAGCCCTTGTGACACGCGATGAAATCCCCAATCCCAATGGCCTGTCGATTCGCACCACACTTAACGGCCAGATCATGCAGGATGACAATACCGGCCAGATGATCTTCGATGTGCCCTTAATCGTCAGCTACATCTCGCAGATTGCCACCCTGCGACCTGGAGATGTGATTCTGACCGGCACGCCGCAAGGCGTCGGCTTTGCCCGCGACCCCCAGGTTTTCCTGCAGGCGGGCGACGAGATCACTGTCGAGATCGAGGGGCTGGGCAGGCTGACAAACAGGGTCGTCAAATAGAAAGGTATTCTTATGAAAACGGTACCCCAACTCTCCGTCGAACAAGCCGCTGCCATGATCCCCGATGGCGCGGTCATCATGGCCGGCGGTTTCGGCATGACCGGCAACCCGGTTCATTTGTTCCATGCCCTGGCAGAAAAAAACGTCGCTAACCTGACTCTGATCTCAAACAATGTTGGAGAGCCTGGATTGGGTGGCGGGCGACTGTTGCGAAACGGTCAACTGAAGAAGGCCATCGGATCGTTCTTCACCTCCAACCGTGAAGCTGTCGAGGCGGCCCAGCGCAAGGAGCTGGAGGTAGTACTGATTCCCCAGGGTTCCCTGGCGGAAGCAATCAGGGCGGGAGGTGCCGGTATAGGCGGGTTCTACACGCCTGCCGCAGCTGGCACGCCGCTCGCCGCTGGGCAGGAAACAAAGACCATCGATGGCCAGGAATTCCTCTTCGTACCGGCGCTGAGAGCGGATGTCGCGCTGCTACGCGCCTTCCGGGCCGACACGGCGGGAAATCTGGTCTATCGCCGCACCGAAAGAAACTTCAATCCATTGATGGCAACAGCAGCAGATCTGGTCATCGCCGAGGTCGAGGAGATCGTGCCGGTTGGCGCCATTCCACCCGACGCCGTTCACACACCAGGAAGCTACGTCGACTTCATCGTCCACGCCCACACTTCGCTGGAAGACCTGGGCAGTTCCGCCTCTATCGCTGCCAGCGGTAAAAAAGTCAGTGAAAAACGGATGAACATCGCCAGGCGCGCGCTGGAAGAATTGAATCGGGGAGATGT
This region includes:
- a CDS encoding fumarylacetoacetate hydrolase family protein, which encodes MHLITFQHENRPQLGILQDDHILPVETGLKRLLPNNQDSLPSSMIGLLEMGEEGLGLLKELQRTFEKIPDDGRADLVLALGQVTLRPPVLDPEKVICLGLNYLAHAAEKNHTPPEYPMLFHKTAGSLLGAGGDIVIPPITEQVDYEGELAIIIGRTCKAVSQESAIHYVAGYTVANDVSARDLQYRTKQFTSGKMLDTFCPLGPALVTRDEIPNPNGLSIRTTLNGQIMQDDNTGQMIFDVPLIVSYISQIATLRPGDVILTGTPQGVGFARDPQVFLQAGDEITVEIEGLGRLTNRVVK
- a CDS encoding 3-oxoacid CoA-transferase: MKTVPQLSVEQAAAMIPDGAVIMAGGFGMTGNPVHLFHALAEKNVANLTLISNNVGEPGLGGGRLLRNGQLKKAIGSFFTSNREAVEAAQRKELEVVLIPQGSLAEAIRAGGAGIGGFYTPAAAGTPLAAGQETKTIDGQEFLFVPALRADVALLRAFRADTAGNLVYRRTERNFNPLMATAADLVIAEVEEIVPVGAIPPDAVHTPGSYVDFIVHAHTSLEDLGSSASIAASGKKVSEKRMNIARRALEELNRGDVVNLGVGIPTLVADLITPEDGIILHTENGMLGVGPAPQTGGALDYPVNAGKQPVTALPGSSYFDSAASFAMIRGGHVDAAIMGGLQVDEQGNLANWAVPGKPLLGVGGAMDLATGARRLLITMTHTDRQGNSKLVSKATLPLTARNAVDVLITDLAVFRFVDGELVLTELMPGATLDDVRANTSATFVEAVSGLPE